One genomic region from Telopea speciosissima isolate NSW1024214 ecotype Mountain lineage unplaced genomic scaffold, Tspe_v1 Tspe_v1.0354, whole genome shotgun sequence encodes:
- the LOC122648000 gene encoding uncharacterized protein LOC122648000 yields the protein MTPFKALYGRTYRTPLYWDEDGERLTLGPELVQNTCEKVDLITEKIRVAQSQQKSYADKRRQLFQCNVGEKAFLKVSPIKGVVRFGKRGKLNPRYIGPFEILARVGTVAYKLALPPSLASVYDVFHVLRQYIPDTTHLLPQQPAELVTDLTYEDVPEEILDRK from the coding sequence ATGACTCCTTTCAAGGCACTGTATGGAAGAACTTATCGCaccccattgtattgggatgaagatGGTGAGCGACTCACTCTGGGTCCAGAACTGGTCCAAAATACTTGTGAGAAAGTTGATCTTATTACAGAAAAGATCAGGGTTGCCCAGTCGCAACAGAAAAGCTATGCTGATAAGAGAAGACAGCTCTTCCAATGCAATGTTGGAGAGAAGGCTTTCCTAAAAGTATCTCCAATTAAAGGAGTTGTACGCTTTGGTAAAAGAGGGAAGCTCAATCCAAGGTACATTGGTCCCTTCGAGATCCTAGCCAGAGTTGGGACAGTGGCCTATAAGCTAGCACTACCTCCATCACTTGCAAGTGTGTATGATGTCTTCCATGTTTTGAGGCAGTATATACCTGATACTACACATCTCTTGCCTCAGCAACCTGCTGAACTTGTTACTGATTTGACATATGAGGACGTACCAGAAGAAATCCTTGATAGGAAATAA